The Acidimicrobiales bacterium region CCGTCCTCACCAGAGTGTCAGCTCGTCTCGAGGGCGAGCTTCACGAACCGCTGGTTGTCGAGGCCGGAGTCGTCCTCGTACACCGCGGCGGCGCCGGCGAAGGTCGACAGGACGCTGGCCTCGCTGAGGCGCTCGGGGATGTAGTCCAGGATGCTGCGCATCCCGACGCCGCCGGCGGTGGTCGACGCCGAGTCGGTGGCGCCACGGGGAGCGACGGGGACACGGTTGCCCCACACGAACCCCGACCGGTGGTAGGCGATCGCCGAGCCGGCCTCGAGGCCGTTGGACTCCACGACCGTGAACCCGCGGTAGCGGCCCACGATCGCCTCGCGCAGCGCGCTGTCCGACGCGGCGGCGTCAGCGAAGCTCAGGTTCTCCAGGCCGAGCAGCAGCTCGATGAAGTCCGGGGACCCGGCGAGGAACCGGTCCGACGCCGGGGCGTTGGCGTTGCCGAGCATCGTGCGGGCCGTCAGGATGTCGGCGGCGACGCTGGTCTGGTCGACGTCGGTGATGTCGGCCGCGAGGGCGTTCATCACGTCGGAGATCTGCTCCTCGGCAGCGGTGGCCACCGCGGCGACCTGCACGCGGGTGATCTGGCGGGCGAAGTCCTCCAGCTGCATGCTGGCCTCTTCGTCGGTGATCAGCTTGCCGTTGTAGAGGTGCGCCAGCGTGACGTCGACGGGGATCTCGTTGACGTCATCGAAGGTGATCGTGGCACCGGGGGTGGTCTGCTCGCGGGCAGTGCCCGGCTGGGGGACCCGGACGGTGATCGTGTCACCGTTGCTGCCGGCGAACTCTTCGCCGGGGATGCGGGTGATCGTCATCGGCAGGACCAGGGTGCGGGTCAGCAGCTCGATGGCGACGCTGCTG contains the following coding sequences:
- a CDS encoding P22 phage major capsid protein family protein, translating into MAVLTAQGISSVAIELLTRTLVLPMTITRIPGEEFAGSNGDTITVRVPQPGTAREQTTPGATITFDDVNEIPVDVTLAHLYNGKLITDEEASMQLEDFARQITRVQVAAVATAAEEQISDVMNALAADITDVDQTSVAADILTARTMLGNANAPASDRFLAGSPDFIELLLGLENLSFADAAASDSALREAIVGRYRGFTVVESNGLEAGSAIAYHRSGFVWGNRVPVAPRGATDSASTTAGGVGMRSILDYIPERLSEASVLSTFAGAAAVYEDDSGLDNQRFVKLALETS